In Vespula pensylvanica isolate Volc-1 chromosome 2, ASM1446617v1, whole genome shotgun sequence, the genomic window TGCCATCTATGAGAAAATaagtatttgtaaatataaacattagaGTCAGCTCTTACAActacaaacaaaaaatcttaTCAGACTTTGTCCTGTCTGTTTATTCAACTATTCAGAGTTTAAAGTTTAATCATTTGAATcaacaatatattttctcttttaccagTTTTTTGTCAACGCGttttaacatataattaagctaaaaagtatttaataatttttaattttttaatttcgggaaaagaattatttaaataatttttattgtaaatgaCGTTTTAATGACTACTAACATTTCCATTTTCGCaactcgatattttttttacttttctttattcatatgcaaatattttaatccatAATGTggcaaaaaaatagaaattgaattttatgtGATACTTGTGAAAATAAATCTCAAATCAATAAATCTAATTAATCTTTCTAAAagtattgtttataatattaaaatgtttttgataataaaatgttacttGTAAATCAAGTAACATTTTATACATCTTCCATTTGTTTGAATACATATTTACTCAGTTTAACTAGTTCATATGTGTTCAAATATGtttagtaaatataaaatatttaaatttatatacaatttataaattaaaacattgtGATCCTTATATCACACATTACAggaataatacatattactaatttaacaataacatataataagtagattttaagaatttatataaaataatttaaagtatattaatttattaattatgtaaataaatataaattaatatcattagaaaaacaataaatactTAAACAATGTCAtgttaaattttatcgttattatttcttgagagatacaatttattttgtaatcatataatgattattttcataattaatataagtacaaaataattttgtgttgtataattatgcatatataattttgttttgtgtatatacaaaattaaaataattatctttatttgaTATGTTCACTCACATATTtgttgttatatacatatattgtactaaattattttttacaaatttttgttaaatatgaacattttttttggTATCCCTAATAATATCACAAAGTATTCATGCTGTTTATTGTACATAGCACATGTCACAAAAAAGACCAATATAATTTTgcacaaatattattatattttcaatagcaaaaatatattatgattatatatatatatatatgtatatatatatatatataatttacatgactcttaaataatatttttatcttaattttaatAGCTAAAACTTTCTGTTGTGTGAAATATTTGcctacaataaaattaatgttattgtaaataatctaAATACACTATAAGCTATGTGATATATAGTTTTTGAAATACTATTGTGCAAATAactgaaaaaattttattttaagaaatatacatttctaattttcttaaaagtaATATGAATAGTATTTCATGATTCTTTCTATATACGCGTAATTAACACATGCAAGAGAAACTTGTACATTAATGttgttcgataaaataattgtgaTAAGGAACTAATTGCATGCATCATATAAAAGAGAACTGTGTTTCattgataacaaaaaatatattcttataataaacattattcaTAAAAAGTGATGAGTATTAATGCGCTTTCAATTGGCagtacataattattttcttgtatacTTACACAAGATAAAGAgagcaaataataaatatcagtaaaaaattgttattacagACAAACGTATTAGGAGTTAAATGGTCCTGATTACAAACAAACATagatttacaaattataatatttgtgcAACTTCAAatctgtattatataaaataatatttgaataattaactttgttatatttttgtcagattttttaattatttaagaattctaatttttgtttttaatgacAAACtaagagataaagaattgAACATTTAATTTGCTGTTTCTTCTTCAATGTATTATGATGCGTGTGCACTTAATAAATTGAactattcataaatattatatctttttatatatctttaaattatatattacaatataatattatatattatatcataatacaACATTTAGTTATAAAAAACTTTAGTgtagatttaatttttctatatgaaaaatttgaatttatttgatacgaacaattattgaaatatataaaatataattactaaaAATTAAATGCTCTCAATACTCAAGATTTCATTACTAGATCAATTGCAAaatcatatatacacgcatttgtatatatatcatccaATTCAAACACACTCGTACCATAAAGACTTTCAAGCAAcatcatcttttttatatatacaaataattctcATATtaactcaatttttttttttttttttttttttttttttaaattaatttttaatcgtttaatactAAAAAAGATTCTCTATTCCACTAGAATATGATCAAATGTTTACattcatacaatttttatttcttttcttttttttcttttttttttttttttttttacaattacttACAGGATCATGGTAAAAGATATAAtctaatatcattattaaaccTATCAAATACCTCATTATACTTTAttgtatctttattttataaagatcaCTCTtttgtgtaatatattttgtataagtgcaaaatttttcttattcgcttttacatcatttttttctttctctattagaATATACCACaaatataaagttaaaatgaatttttctcaacaattatctttttaataaattataaaatataatcgacattatattatatcacatCAATTTCCATTTTAGAAAAAGGTAAATCGatatctgtttttcttttttcattatattaatttcttttctaatattttacaaCTTTTATAACATATAGTTGCttcaaaacaatattataatattttcctaaTTCGTAAATTTTTTGGGTAGAGAATAgactttagaaaaatttgaatacaaataaaaaaaaaagaacaattataCATTTGTGTGCCTCTCAAATAACACGATAAGATAATGACTTACATTGAATGATTTTCCATTTCCAAATAACATGCAAGGTCAATACCATgtctattattaaatattgtgtTGGAAAATGCtattttaaattcaaattcgTCCAAATACGACAGATCTTTCTTACTCATTGTCGAGTATAAACGAGATATACTAACGCCTCTTGTTTCCATGACGACGGGAGAACTTACGGttttttctgtaatataaCAACAAAGATCTTAAtgttcaatatataaatatataactattattattatatttatcatttatatatatatatatatatccaactTTTGAAACtctcttatttaatttaataaaatgtcaAAATTTACCTAATCCTACTTGGAGATGGAACTGGAGTGTGTTCAGCAATAACAGGTAAAACAGAAGTAAATTTATCAGTCGGACGCAAAAGACGAGCTGTACGTGAAGATAATCTCCATATGAGTCTTTGTCTATGAGGCGTTTGTTCTTGggcattatatttatttaaaacggCACTTACAGCTTCATGTGTAGAAACAAAGCTATCGCCTGAAATCTTTTGTTACATATGGTATTAATATCTACTTTTTGTACAacatttctatctatatatatctatctgcCATACCTTGCAAATTTTTTGTACTTCAGCAGCAAATTCTACCAGTCTTAACATTTGATGCGCCGGTGTTACAGATGAATTAATAGTAGAAGGACCAGCCATTGATGTTACAGAAATAGTAACATCTTTATTTGCATCTAATCTTTTAACGGCTGCATCCAAATATGTACAGAGTAAGACCAAAGCTATTTCAGATGATCTTAAACTTGCACAATTTCCATCACAAGCGATCATTTCTAATCTTAGAAAAAGTTCAGATTCcttaaacatatacatacacatacatatatatatatatctatatacatatatcttatatttcaaaaaatattttatttattgacaaTTATATTAGGAATACTTACCATTACTACATTGGCATATATATCGCCAATACCCAAATGTGATGCAACAGTATGAAACATTGTATTAAACAATTGTAGAAAAGTTAATGATGTAATTGGTTGTATAGCTGGTGCCCATTCtaatttattacgtattacACCTGACATACGCTTAAGATCTCCTCCGGTACACTTGCATTGAGAAATGGATACCAAATGATCAGCATCCAAAGATTGAGCCATTTGAACTGCAGCGATATGAAAAGCTGATACACTGATGCAAGCCATATGTTTTGGTCTGGCTTTCATTTTAGTTAAAAAACGATCCATCAAATTGATAGCAACAAAAAATACATCGGATGGTAAATCGTACCATACTTTCAAACATCTTAATACATGAGCAGATCCATCCCGTGCACCGATTGTAATTTCATCATTCTGTAATAAACACAATGttagtatttaatatttttttcacatataaATAACACACACATGTGATATCTTACAGCAAGAAATACACCATTAATAACTTACTTGTGTTGTAGTTAGTAATTGAAGATTTGGTTGATATTTAACCTCAAGCACCAAAGCTTCTTGTAATTGTTCAAGTAGTGGGTGGATCGCATCTGGTACAGGAAAGCCTGATGTGTCCATTCTTATGTTATATGATAAACCGCTCGCTATGGAAACGGTAAAATTATAGTATAATCTTAAAGACTATTGATTGAATGACTAAAAATTCTAATCACACAATAAGAATGACACAACTGGCTAGCCTTGTAtctgtaaaattaaaatagtataatataagtatTTGAATgacatcttttataattttatcattatggAAGACAGTATACTTtgatataaaagtttaatttcatgatatctttcgtttatttatcaataCATAAGATTCAATCTTTGATGAATTATGCAAAGAGagtattttattgtattatatttattctatagaATAAGAAACTCTGCAAGTAGTCATGATTTCAAGGTTATCACAACATTCACTTGTGAGAGTCCATAAACATGATCTCAGGCGTAAATAGACCTTGATCAAAACTTTAGAATGAAACGAAAGGCTtcatgaaaagaaaacaaatgaagCAAGTGACATTGCATGTTTATAAGTTTCAAATTTCTCAAGACACATATCTTATCACACAGGCTACATTtcacttttataaaataacattgttTTGTACGTATATCACGACGCTACTGCGCATTACGTACCGAAATATACGAGAAGAAATTGACACGCAATTTCTTTCCCAACatttttcatcaatttttaaacgaatcacacatatatatacatacttttatCGTGATCAGTATACTACGAGtaccattaaaaatatttacaaaatttcataaaatctaataaaaatattaacgtgCAAAAAATCATTTGTACTAATAAGTTATTAGATAATTGAAAATACGTTGTTACTATAATCTGTGCTTTTTTGTGCGTTAACAACGATTCGTGTTTCGCATATCTTTCAACACAACGCTTTACTTTCTGACGCAATATATCTACAAACAACCATGACAAATCTTCTACACACACGTGAGATCATAAAATAATCCAACTGAAATGTAAAGATCATactgaaataatatcaaatcacatatccttttttctcataACTAATCTATCATTCATaagaacataataaataattttacaaactaAACAAAACTtctaaaaatcaaattaaaaatatttaattttcagtttaaaaaagatgtatatacatacatacatacatacatatatatatatatatatatatatatatatatatatatatacatatatatttttttttcagacgaATCAGCCGATACAAAAGTTAGGCAATTGTTTTCGATTGAATTAAACATATACAAAATGACGCAAATGAGATTCTTACGTATATGTGCATACGTAGAaaatgtagataaaaaaaaattactatggCAACACGagtgataagaaaaaagaaaattagaacaACTTTTGTTAAGTATTTCGATAAAAGCTgcaagaacaaagaaaagataaataaataaaagaattaa contains:
- the LOC122637851 gene encoding cyclin G yields the protein MDTSGFPVPDAIHPLLEQLQEALVLEVKYQPNLQLLTTTQNDEITIGARDGSAHVLRCLKVWYDLPSDVFFVAINLMDRFLTKMKARPKHMACISVSAFHIAAVQMAQSLDADHLVSISQCKCTGGDLKRMSGVIRNKLEWAPAIQPITSLTFLQLFNTMFHTVASHLGIGDIYANVVMESELFLRLEMIACDGNCASLRSSEIALVLLCTYLDAAVKRLDANKDVTISVTSMAGPSTINSSVTPAHQMLRLVEFAAEVQKICKISGDSFVSTHEAVSAVLNKYNAQEQTPHRQRLIWRLSSRTARLLRPTDKFTSVLPVIAEHTPVPSPSRIRKNRKFSRRHGNKRR